The Salmo trutta unplaced genomic scaffold, fSalTru1.1, whole genome shotgun sequence genome includes a region encoding these proteins:
- the LOC115182940 gene encoding protein FAM111A-like: MKMPEPHNNKEEHCHQFSISSGDTALTDKGEIACIEQGPSVGNMTQERQEIQANKKQKYIPMLDSREIQQILHNQFQCLLYHMKSRYPQEQSESEVIELMREEFGKKSEGFTEVYRLTELAEVTTSVCKVEHELIEGTGFLLFDNFILTNGHLFKDEGVLNGKTLSLPITVTFNFDTPHGSGQWKVNVKPEVVAIQYGVDRWKRQVDHAILELRTPLKGKKFPPGLLQKYGPVPQTGGIYIIGHPDGGFKKMDYTTIIEVEQRNAAGSKHLGENQSSIMLIKEIIGGNEFYEQIMQGKPDVLTYNTFCLYGASGSPVINPSHCQVINGIPVYGCQVIAMHTGGFSYKCKETHETQSVIEYAIPLRTILENVLVYLVETNNVQTLSRFTDVAMKNPHLFELIAILITELEATSPPEYTDILNGIWNTISQSGKRDEMQKLIIERSVGISGIGLRC, translated from the exons ATGAAAATGCCTGAACCTCATAATAACAAG GAAGAACACTGTCACCAATTTTCAATTTCTAGTGGAGACACAGCCCTGACAGATAAAGGGGAAATCGCCTGTATCGAACAGGGGCCCTCTGTGGGAAATATGACACAGGAGCGACAGGAAATACAGGCAAATAAGAAACAAAAATACATTCCCATGCTAGATTCTAGGGAAATTCAGCAGATCTTACACAACCAGTTTCAATGTTTGCTATATCACATGAAGAGTCGGTATCCACAGGAGCAATCTGAGTCTGAAGTGATAGAGTTGATGAGGGAGGAATTTGGTAAGAAATCGGAGGGTTTTACTGAAGTGTACAGATTAACAGAGCTGGCAGAAGTGACCACCTCAGTCTGTAAGGTCGAACACGAATTGATCGAAGGCACAGGTTTCCTGCTGTTCGATAACTTCATCCTGACAAATGGTCATTTGTTCAAGGATGAAGGTGTACTTAATGGAAAGACACTGTCGCTTCCCATAACTGTCACGTTTAATTTTGACACCCCACATGGATCAGGTCAGTGGAAGGTAAATGTTAAACCAGAAGTGGTTGCCATCCAATATGGAGTTGATAGGTGGAAGCGTCAGGTTGACCATGCCATACTGGAGTTGAGGACCCCATTAAAAGGCAAGAAGTTTCCTCCAGGTCTCCTTCAGAAGTATGGCCCAGTCCCTCAGACAGGTGGGATCTACATCATTGGCCATCCAGATGGAGGGTTTAAAAAGATGGACTACACGACCATAATAGAGGTCGAACAAAGAAATGCAGCTGGGAGCAAACATTTAGGAGAAAACCAGAGCTCGATTATGTTAATCAAAGAAATAATTGGGGGTAATGAGTTTTATGAGCAGATAATGCAGGGGAAACCGGATGTGCTGACCTATAACACCTTCTGCCTTTATGGAGCCTCTGGGTCTCCGGTTATAAATCCCAGTCATTGTCAAGTAATTAATGGCATCCCAGTATATGGCTGCCAGGTGATTGCCATGCATACTGGTGGCTTTTCTTACAAATGTAAGGAAACTCATGAAACTCAGAGTGTGATTGAATATGCAATCCCTCTCAGGACCATTCTAGAAAACGTATTGGTCTACTTGGTGGAGACAAACAATGTTCAAACATTGTCAAGATTCACCGATGTTGCCATGAAAAACCCACATCTGTTTGAGCTCATTGCCATTCTTATCACTGAGCTGGAGGCCACAAGTCCACCTGAATACACGGATATCCTTAACGGAATATGGAACACAATATCACAAAGTGGTAAAAGAGATGAGATGCAGAAATTGATCATTGAAAGAAGTGTAGGTATATCAGGGATTGGATTGAGGTGCTGA